One stretch of Paramormyrops kingsleyae isolate MSU_618 chromosome 4, PKINGS_0.4, whole genome shotgun sequence DNA includes these proteins:
- the LOC111846294 gene encoding uncharacterized protein isoform X5 — protein sequence MCVSDHVRVCESHGLISDILQAQTSLPDLLLRSLEELTEDDLNKIKFHLIHPAYEKYQPIPRGQLENLNRSDIADMMIRSYGEDGALNVMLGILKKMNQNDLVQRLGNILQKYTIMSERPKPSGAQGRKRRRGEEEKREKDRDTIMSERPKPSGAQGRKRRRGEEEKREKDRGELMLQYQQEIKCNLKQKYECVFEGKAKEGQPTLLSEIYTELYITEGGTGGVNDEHEVRQIETASRKRRTEDTTVKCNDIFKPLCGRKTPIRTVLTKGVAGIGKTVSVQKFILDWAEGKANQDIHFIFALPFRNLNLIKDEYSLTELLHRFVTELKSLESTELFKYKVLFIFDGLDECRLPLDFQNCEGWCDVKKKMSLDVLLINLIKGDLLPSALLWITSRPAATNQIPPDCIHRVTEIRGFSDAQKEEYFRRRFSDQSLASRIITHVKSSRSLFIMCHIPVFCWISATVLERLFSETDRAEIPRTLTQMYTHFLIFQTSLKKDKYMKNYETKLKEYSKEFLLKLGKLAFVNLEKGNLIFYEQDLTENDIDVSEASVHSGVCTEVFKEEYGLYQDKVYCFVHLSIQEYLAALYVFLSNSSADLLETAVDQALKSKNGHLDLYLRFLLGLSTDSSKTLLQRLLGETRICSHAIKEMDQYIHPSNVCPPMSSGPLGSEAFPQTSMLMAGNNPGWGANLSQPQYIHPSNVCTSVSYSGPLGSEAFPQSSVPMAGNNPGWGASPSQPQYIHPSNVCRPVSSGPLGSVAFPQSSVPIAGNNPGWGANPSQPQYIHPSNVCPPMSSGPLGSEAFPQSSVPMAGTDSGCDSDSEWGSDSELDATPSLAEYIKDKIEDNLSPERTINLFHCLIELGDNSLVEEVQRYLNSGNLSAEDLSPAQYSALAFVMLMSDEELDVFDLKKYIRSDNEHCRLLPVVKNSRTALLNSCDLSDENCEVLASALRSNSSPLRKLDLSDNDLQDSGVKLLSAALRDSHCKLEILRLAGCSVKEGGCSSLDSALRSNPSPLRELDLSNNDLQDSGVKLLSAGLGDSHCKLEILRSVLLGIPHCKLEILRLSGCRVTEEGCSSLASALRSNPSHLRELDLSYNHPGDSGVKLLSAVLEDPSCKLEKLNVDHSGECRTRPGLQKYSCQLTLDPNTAHRSLSLSEGNRKVTMGAEWQPYPDHPERFEDCAQVLCRESLTGRCYWEAEWDGGAAHIGVTYKGIGRKGEDDCQLGFNDKSWCLYCDSVSYSVLHNHKWTVIPIKPSGSHRVGVYLDWGAGALSFYRVSSDGLTPLYRFTSSFTELLCPGFWVLFSSVSL from the exons atgtgtgtgagtgaccatGTACGGGTTTGTGAGTCTCATGGACTCATCTCCGACATTCTGCAGGCCCAGACCTCGCTCCCCGACCTCTTGCTCCGTTCTCTGGAGGAGCTCACTGAAGATGACctgaataaaattaaatttcaccTGATTCACCCGGCATATGaaaagtatcagcccattcccAGGGGTCAGCTGGAGAATTTGAACAGAAGCGACATCGCCGACATGATGATACGTTCCTATGGTGAAGACGGTGCTCTCAATGTCATGCTTGGTATCCTGAAGAAGATGAACCAGAATGACCTTGTTCAGAGACTGGGTAACATCCTGCAGAAGT ACACTATCATGTCAGAAAGACCAAAGCCCTCCGGTGCCCagggaagaaaaagaagaagaggagaggaggaaaAACGGGAAAAAGACAGAG ACACTATCATGTCAGAAAGACCAAAGCCCTCCGGTGCCCagggaagaaaaagaagaagaggagaggaggaaaAACGGGAAAAAGACAGAG GGGAGCTCATGCTGCAATATCAGCAGGAAATCAAATGTAACCTGAAGCAGAAAtatgagtgtgtatttgaagggaaagctaaggaaggacagccaacacttctcagtgagatttacacagaactctacataactgaaggtgggactggaggagtcaatgatgaacatgaagtgagacagattgaaacagcatccaggaaaaggcgaacagaagatactacagtcaagtgcaatgatatatttaaacccttatgtgggcgtaagacacctatcagaactgtactcactaaaggggtggcaggtatcgggaaaacagtctctgtgcagaaatttattctcgactgggcggaaggaaaagcaaaccaggacattcacttcatatttgctcttcctttccggaacctgaatttgattaaggatgaatacagtctgactGAACTGCTTCACCGCTTTGTAACAGAACTGAAATcacttgaatccactgagctgtttaagtacaaagtcttgttcatctttgatggttTGGATGAatgtcgccttcctctagattttcagaactGTGAGGGCTGGTGTgatgtaaaaaagaaaatgtcactggatgtgctgttgattaacctcattaagggggatctgcttccatccgctctcctctggataacctcccggccagcagcaaccaatcagatacCCCCTGACTGCATCCACcgggtgacagagatacgagggttcagtgatgcccagaaggaggagtatttcaggaggagattcagtgatcagagcctggccagcaggattatcacacatgtgaaatcatcaaggagcctcttcatcatgtgtcacatacctgtgttctgctggatttcagccactgtccttgagaggctttttagtgagactgacagggcagaaattccaaggactctgactcaaatgtacacacacttcctgatctttcagacaagtttaaaaaaagacaagtatatgaaaaactatgaaaccaagcttaaggaatacagcaaggaattccttttgaaacttggtaaactggcttttgtcaaccttgagaaagggaatctcatattttatgagcaagatctgacagagaatgaCATTGATGTCAGTGAAGCTTCAGTTCACTCTGGAGTGTgtacagaagtctttaaagaggaatatgggttgtatcaggataaggtgtactgctttgtgcatctgagcatccaggagtatcttgctgctttatatgtgtttctgtcaaactcatcagctgacctactggagactgcagtggatcaggcattaaagagcaagaatggacacttggacctctacctccgcttcctcctgggcctctcaacTGACTCCAGTAAGACACTGTTACAAAGGCTACTGGGAGAGACAAGAATCTGCTCACATGCCATTAAGGAAATGGACCAATACATCCATCCGTCCAATGTCTGTCCCCCCATGTCCTCAGGGCCCCTGGGGTCTGAAGCTTTTCCCCAAACCTCCATGctcatggcagggaataacccaggatggggtgccaatctATCACAGCCtcaatacatccatccatccaatgtCTGTACCTCTGTGTCCTATTCAGGGCCCCTGGGGTCTGAAGCTTTTCCCCAAAGCTCCGTGcccatggcagggaataacccaggatggggtgccagtccatcacagcctcaatacatccatccatccaatgtCTGTCGCCCTGTGTCCTCAGGGCCCCTGGGGTCTGTAGCTTTTCCCCAAAGCTCCGTGCCCatagcagggaataacccaggatggggtgccaatccatcacagccTCAATACATCCATCCCTCCAATGTCTGTCCCCCCATGTCCTCAGGGCCACTAGGGTCTGAAGCTTTTCCCCAAAGCTCCGTGCCCATGGCAGGGACAGACTCTGGATGTGATTCTGACTCAGAGTGGGGTTCCGACTCAGAATTGGATGCCACCCCATCACTGGCCGAATACATCAAGGACAAAATAGAGGAtaatttatctccagaaaggaccatcaacctgttccactgtctgattgagttgggtgacaattctctagtagaggaagtacaaagatacctgaattcaggaaacctttcagcagaagacctctcacctgcacagtactcagctctggcctttgtgatgctgatgtcagatgaggagctggatgtgtttgatctgaagaaatacatcagatCAGATAATGAGCACTgcaggctgctgcctgtggtcaagaaCTCCAGGACGGCTCT gctgaacagctgtGATCTCAGCGATGAAAACTGTGAAGTGTTGGCTTCAGCATTAAGATCAAACTCTTCACCCCTGAGaaagctggacctgagtgacaatgaccttcaggattcaggagtgaagctgctctctgctgcattgagggattcacactgtaaactggagatactgag GCTGGCAGGATGTAGTGTCAAAGAAggaggctgttcttccctggattcagctctgaggtcaaacccctcacccctgagagagctggacctgagcaacaatgacctgcaggattcaggagtgaagctgctctctgctggactgggggattcacactgtaaactggagatactgaggtcagtattactgggtattccacactgtaaactggagatactgag gctgtcaggctgtagagtcacagaagaaggctgttcttccctggcttcagctctgaggtcaaacccctcacacctgagagagctggacctgagctacaatcacccaggagactcaggagtgaagctgctctctgctgtactggaggatcccagctgtaaactggagaagctgaa tgtggaccacagtggagagtgcaggaccagaccaggtttacagaaat actcctgccagctgacgctggaccccaacacagcacacagaagcctgtctctgtcagaggggaacaggaaggtgacaatgggggcagagtggcagccatatcctgatcatccagagaggtTTGAGGACTGcgcccaagttctgtgcagagagagtctgactggccgctgttactgggaggctgagtgggatggaGGTGCAGCCCatataggagtgacttataaagggatCGGGAGGAAAGGAGAGGATGACTGTCAGCTTGGattcaatgacaagtcatggtgTCTGTACTGTGATTCGGTCAGTTACTCTGTCCTTCACAATCATAAATGgactgtcatacccataaagccctcaggctcccacagagtaggagtgtatctggactggggggctggtgctctgtccttctacagagtctcctctgatggactgacccccctgtacagattcacctcctcattcactgagctcctctgTCCAGGGTTTTGGGTTCTTTTCtcctcagtgtcactgtga
- the LOC111846294 gene encoding NACHT, LRR and PYD domains-containing protein 3-like isoform X8 — translation MCVSDHVRVCESHGLISDILQAQTSLPDLLLRSLEELTEDDLNKIKFHLIHPAYEKYQPIPRGQLENLNRSDIADMMIRSYGEDGALNVMLGILKKMNQNDLVQRLGNILQKYTIMSERPKPSGAQGRKRRRGEEEKREKDRDTIMSERPKPSGAQGRKRRRGEEEKREKDRDTIMSERPKPSGAQGRKRRREEEEKQEKDRGELMLQYQQEIKCNLKQKYECVFEGKAKEGQPTLLSEIYTELYITEGGTGGVNDEHEVRQIETASRKRRTEDTTVKCNDIFKPLCGRKTPIRTVLTKGVAGIGKTVSVQKFILDWAEGKANQDIHFIFALPFRNLNLIKDEYSLTELLHRFVTELKSLESTELFKYKVLFIFDGLDECRLPLDFQNCEGWCDVKKKMSLDVLLINLIKGDLLPSALLWITSRPAATNQIPPDCIHRVTEIRGFSDAQKEEYFRRRFSDQSLASRIITHVKSSRSLFIMCHIPVFCWISATVLERLFSETDRAEIPRTLTQMYTHFLIFQTSLKKDKYMKNYETKLKEYSKEFLLKLGKLAFVNLEKGNLIFYEQDLTENDIDVSEASVHSGVCTEVFKEEYGLYQDKVYCFVHLSIQEYLAALYVFLSNSSADLLETAVDQALKSKNGHLDLYLRFLLGLSTDSSKTLLQRLLGETRICSHAIKEMDQYIHPSNVCPPMSSGPLGSEAFPQTSMLMAGNNPGWGANLSQPQYIHPSNVCTSVSYSGPLGSEAFPQSSVPMAGNNPGWGASPSQPQYIHPSNVCRPVSSGPLGSVAFPQSSVPIAGNNPGWGANPSQPQYIHPSNVCPPMSSGPLGSEAFPQSSVPMAGTDSGCDSDSEWGSDSELDATPSLAEYIKDKIEDNLSPERTINLFHCLIELGDNSLVEEVQRYLNSGNLSAEDLSPAQYSALAFVMLMSDEELDVFDLKKYIRSDNEHCRLLPVVKNSRTALLNSCDLSDENCEVLASALRSNSSPLRKLDLSDNDLQDSGVKLLSAALRDSHCKLEILRRGGRRGNGTKGAEGRVTRSSRCLGVTGEVGGEKTEQKERKAG, via the exons atgtgtgtgagtgaccatGTACGGGTTTGTGAGTCTCATGGACTCATCTCCGACATTCTGCAGGCCCAGACCTCGCTCCCCGACCTCTTGCTCCGTTCTCTGGAGGAGCTCACTGAAGATGACctgaataaaattaaatttcaccTGATTCACCCGGCATATGaaaagtatcagcccattcccAGGGGTCAGCTGGAGAATTTGAACAGAAGCGACATCGCCGACATGATGATACGTTCCTATGGTGAAGACGGTGCTCTCAATGTCATGCTTGGTATCCTGAAGAAGATGAACCAGAATGACCTTGTTCAGAGACTGGGTAACATCCTGCAGAAGT ACACTATCATGTCAGAAAGACCAAAGCCCTCCGGTGCCCagggaagaaaaagaagaagaggagaggaggaaaAACGGGAAAAAGACAGAG ACACTATCATGTCAGAAAGACCAAAGCCCTCCGGTGCCCagggaagaaaaagaagaagaggagaggaggaaaAACGGGAAAAAGACAGAG ACACTATCATGTCAGAAAGACCAAAGCCCTCCGGTGCCCagggaagaaaaagaagaagagaagaggaggaaaaacaggaaaaagacaGAG GGGAGCTCATGCTGCAATATCAGCAGGAAATCAAATGTAACCTGAAGCAGAAAtatgagtgtgtatttgaagggaaagctaaggaaggacagccaacacttctcagtgagatttacacagaactctacataactgaaggtgggactggaggagtcaatgatgaacatgaagtgagacagattgaaacagcatccaggaaaaggcgaacagaagatactacagtcaagtgcaatgatatatttaaacccttatgtgggcgtaagacacctatcagaactgtactcactaaaggggtggcaggtatcgggaaaacagtctctgtgcagaaatttattctcgactgggcggaaggaaaagcaaaccaggacattcacttcatatttgctcttcctttccggaacctgaatttgattaaggatgaatacagtctgactGAACTGCTTCACCGCTTTGTAACAGAACTGAAATcacttgaatccactgagctgtttaagtacaaagtcttgttcatctttgatggttTGGATGAatgtcgccttcctctagattttcagaactGTGAGGGCTGGTGTgatgtaaaaaagaaaatgtcactggatgtgctgttgattaacctcattaagggggatctgcttccatccgctctcctctggataacctcccggccagcagcaaccaatcagatacCCCCTGACTGCATCCACcgggtgacagagatacgagggttcagtgatgcccagaaggaggagtatttcaggaggagattcagtgatcagagcctggccagcaggattatcacacatgtgaaatcatcaaggagcctcttcatcatgtgtcacatacctgtgttctgctggatttcagccactgtccttgagaggctttttagtgagactgacagggcagaaattccaaggactctgactcaaatgtacacacacttcctgatctttcagacaagtttaaaaaaagacaagtatatgaaaaactatgaaaccaagcttaaggaatacagcaaggaattccttttgaaacttggtaaactggcttttgtcaaccttgagaaagggaatctcatattttatgagcaagatctgacagagaatgaCATTGATGTCAGTGAAGCTTCAGTTCACTCTGGAGTGTgtacagaagtctttaaagaggaatatgggttgtatcaggataaggtgtactgctttgtgcatctgagcatccaggagtatcttgctgctttatatgtgtttctgtcaaactcatcagctgacctactggagactgcagtggatcaggcattaaagagcaagaatggacacttggacctctacctccgcttcctcctgggcctctcaacTGACTCCAGTAAGACACTGTTACAAAGGCTACTGGGAGAGACAAGAATCTGCTCACATGCCATTAAGGAAATGGACCAATACATCCATCCGTCCAATGTCTGTCCCCCCATGTCCTCAGGGCCCCTGGGGTCTGAAGCTTTTCCCCAAACCTCCATGctcatggcagggaataacccaggatggggtgccaatctATCACAGCCtcaatacatccatccatccaatgtCTGTACCTCTGTGTCCTATTCAGGGCCCCTGGGGTCTGAAGCTTTTCCCCAAAGCTCCGTGcccatggcagggaataacccaggatggggtgccagtccatcacagcctcaatacatccatccatccaatgtCTGTCGCCCTGTGTCCTCAGGGCCCCTGGGGTCTGTAGCTTTTCCCCAAAGCTCCGTGCCCatagcagggaataacccaggatggggtgccaatccatcacagccTCAATACATCCATCCCTCCAATGTCTGTCCCCCCATGTCCTCAGGGCCACTAGGGTCTGAAGCTTTTCCCCAAAGCTCCGTGCCCATGGCAGGGACAGACTCTGGATGTGATTCTGACTCAGAGTGGGGTTCCGACTCAGAATTGGATGCCACCCCATCACTGGCCGAATACATCAAGGACAAAATAGAGGAtaatttatctccagaaaggaccatcaacctgttccactgtctgattgagttgggtgacaattctctagtagaggaagtacaaagatacctgaattcaggaaacctttcagcagaagacctctcacctgcacagtactcagctctggcctttgtgatgctgatgtcagatgaggagctggatgtgtttgatctgaagaaatacatcagatCAGATAATGAGCACTgcaggctgctgcctgtggtcaagaaCTCCAGGACGGCTCT gctgaacagctgtGATCTCAGCGATGAAAACTGTGAAGTGTTGGCTTCAGCATTAAGATCAAACTCTTCACCCCTGAGaaagctggacctgagtgacaatgaccttcaggattcaggagtgaagctgctctctgctgcattgagggattcacactgtaaactggagatactgag GCGAGGTGGGAGGAGAGGAAACGGAACAAAAGGAGCGGAAGGCAGGGTAACGCGGAGCAGCCGGTGTCTGGGGGTCACAGGCGAGGTGGGAGGAGAGAAAACGGAACAAAAGGAGCGGAAGGCAGGGTGA
- the LOC111846294 gene encoding NACHT, LRR and PYD domains-containing protein 3-like isoform X9 has translation MCVSDHVRVCESHGLISDILQAQTSLPDLLLRSLEELTEDDLNKIKFHLIHPAYEKYQPIPRGQLENLNRSDIADMMIRSYGEDGALNVMLGILKKMNQNDLVQRLGNILQKYTIMSERPKPSGAQGRKRRRGEEEKREKDRDTIMSERPKPSGAQGRKRRRGEEEKREKDRDTIMSERPKPSGAQGRKRRREEEEKQEKDRGELMLQYQQEIKCNLKQKYECVFEGKAKEGQPTLLSEIYTELYITEGGTGGVNDEHEVRQIETASRKRRTEDTTVKCNDIFKPLCGRKTPIRTVLTKGVAGIGKTVSVQKFILDWAEGKANQDIHFIFALPFRNLNLIKDEYSLTELLHRFVTELKSLESTELFKYKVLFIFDGLDECRLPLDFQNCEGWCDVKKKMSLDVLLINLIKGDLLPSALLWITSRPAATNQIPPDCIHRVTEIRGFSDAQKEEYFRRRFSDQSLASRIITHVKSSRSLFIMCHIPVFCWISATVLERLFSETDRAEIPRTLTQMYTHFLIFQTSLKKDKYMKNYETKLKEYSKEFLLKLGKLAFVNLEKGNLIFYEQDLTENDIDVSEASVHSGVCTEVFKEEYGLYQDKVYCFVHLSIQEYLAALYVFLSNSSADLLETAVDQALKSKNGHLDLYLRFLLGLSTDSSKTLLQRLLGETRICSHAIKEMDQYIHPSNVCPPMSSGPLGSEAFPQTSMLMAGNNPGWGANLSQPQYIHPSNVCTSVSYSGPLGSEAFPQSSVPMAGNNPGWGASPSQPQYIHPSNVCRPVSSGPLGSVAFPQSSVPIAGNNPGWGANPSQPQYIHPSNVCPPMSSGPLGSEAFPQSSVPMAGTDSGCDSDSEWGSDSELDATPSLAEYIKDKIEDNLSPERTINLFHCLIELGDNSLVEEVQRYLNSGNLSAEDLSPAQYSALAFVMLMSDEELDVFDLKKYIRSDNEHCRLLPVVKNSRTALLNSCDLSDENCEVLASALRSNSSPLRKLDLSDNDLQDSGVKLLSAALRDSHCKLEILRRGGRRENGTKGAEGRVTRSSRCLGVTGEVGGEKTEQKERKAG, from the exons atgtgtgtgagtgaccatGTACGGGTTTGTGAGTCTCATGGACTCATCTCCGACATTCTGCAGGCCCAGACCTCGCTCCCCGACCTCTTGCTCCGTTCTCTGGAGGAGCTCACTGAAGATGACctgaataaaattaaatttcaccTGATTCACCCGGCATATGaaaagtatcagcccattcccAGGGGTCAGCTGGAGAATTTGAACAGAAGCGACATCGCCGACATGATGATACGTTCCTATGGTGAAGACGGTGCTCTCAATGTCATGCTTGGTATCCTGAAGAAGATGAACCAGAATGACCTTGTTCAGAGACTGGGTAACATCCTGCAGAAGT ACACTATCATGTCAGAAAGACCAAAGCCCTCCGGTGCCCagggaagaaaaagaagaagaggagaggaggaaaAACGGGAAAAAGACAGAG ACACTATCATGTCAGAAAGACCAAAGCCCTCCGGTGCCCagggaagaaaaagaagaagaggagaggaggaaaAACGGGAAAAAGACAGAG ACACTATCATGTCAGAAAGACCAAAGCCCTCCGGTGCCCagggaagaaaaagaagaagagaagaggaggaaaaacaggaaaaagacaGAG GGGAGCTCATGCTGCAATATCAGCAGGAAATCAAATGTAACCTGAAGCAGAAAtatgagtgtgtatttgaagggaaagctaaggaaggacagccaacacttctcagtgagatttacacagaactctacataactgaaggtgggactggaggagtcaatgatgaacatgaagtgagacagattgaaacagcatccaggaaaaggcgaacagaagatactacagtcaagtgcaatgatatatttaaacccttatgtgggcgtaagacacctatcagaactgtactcactaaaggggtggcaggtatcgggaaaacagtctctgtgcagaaatttattctcgactgggcggaaggaaaagcaaaccaggacattcacttcatatttgctcttcctttccggaacctgaatttgattaaggatgaatacagtctgactGAACTGCTTCACCGCTTTGTAACAGAACTGAAATcacttgaatccactgagctgtttaagtacaaagtcttgttcatctttgatggttTGGATGAatgtcgccttcctctagattttcagaactGTGAGGGCTGGTGTgatgtaaaaaagaaaatgtcactggatgtgctgttgattaacctcattaagggggatctgcttccatccgctctcctctggataacctcccggccagcagcaaccaatcagatacCCCCTGACTGCATCCACcgggtgacagagatacgagggttcagtgatgcccagaaggaggagtatttcaggaggagattcagtgatcagagcctggccagcaggattatcacacatgtgaaatcatcaaggagcctcttcatcatgtgtcacatacctgtgttctgctggatttcagccactgtccttgagaggctttttagtgagactgacagggcagaaattccaaggactctgactcaaatgtacacacacttcctgatctttcagacaagtttaaaaaaagacaagtatatgaaaaactatgaaaccaagcttaaggaatacagcaaggaattccttttgaaacttggtaaactggcttttgtcaaccttgagaaagggaatctcatattttatgagcaagatctgacagagaatgaCATTGATGTCAGTGAAGCTTCAGTTCACTCTGGAGTGTgtacagaagtctttaaagaggaatatgggttgtatcaggataaggtgtactgctttgtgcatctgagcatccaggagtatcttgctgctttatatgtgtttctgtcaaactcatcagctgacctactggagactgcagtggatcaggcattaaagagcaagaatggacacttggacctctacctccgcttcctcctgggcctctcaacTGACTCCAGTAAGACACTGTTACAAAGGCTACTGGGAGAGACAAGAATCTGCTCACATGCCATTAAGGAAATGGACCAATACATCCATCCGTCCAATGTCTGTCCCCCCATGTCCTCAGGGCCCCTGGGGTCTGAAGCTTTTCCCCAAACCTCCATGctcatggcagggaataacccaggatggggtgccaatctATCACAGCCtcaatacatccatccatccaatgtCTGTACCTCTGTGTCCTATTCAGGGCCCCTGGGGTCTGAAGCTTTTCCCCAAAGCTCCGTGcccatggcagggaataacccaggatggggtgccagtccatcacagcctcaatacatccatccatccaatgtCTGTCGCCCTGTGTCCTCAGGGCCCCTGGGGTCTGTAGCTTTTCCCCAAAGCTCCGTGCCCatagcagggaataacccaggatggggtgccaatccatcacagccTCAATACATCCATCCCTCCAATGTCTGTCCCCCCATGTCCTCAGGGCCACTAGGGTCTGAAGCTTTTCCCCAAAGCTCCGTGCCCATGGCAGGGACAGACTCTGGATGTGATTCTGACTCAGAGTGGGGTTCCGACTCAGAATTGGATGCCACCCCATCACTGGCCGAATACATCAAGGACAAAATAGAGGAtaatttatctccagaaaggaccatcaacctgttccactgtctgattgagttgggtgacaattctctagtagaggaagtacaaagatacctgaattcaggaaacctttcagcagaagacctctcacctgcacagtactcagctctggcctttgtgatgctgatgtcagatgaggagctggatgtgtttgatctgaagaaatacatcagatCAGATAATGAGCACTgcaggctgctgcctgtggtcaagaaCTCCAGGACGGCTCT gctgaacagctgtGATCTCAGCGATGAAAACTGTGAAGTGTTGGCTTCAGCATTAAGATCAAACTCTTCACCCCTGAGaaagctggacctgagtgacaatgaccttcaggattcaggagtgaagctgctctctgctgcattgagggattcacactgtaaactggagatactgag GCGAGGTGGGAGGAGAGAAAACGGAACAAAAGGAGCGGAAGGCAGGGTGACGCGGAGCAGCCGGTGTCTGGGGGTCACAGGCGAGGTGGGAGGAGAGAAAACGGAACAAAAGGAGCGGAAGGCAGGGTGA